The Acidimicrobiales bacterium genome contains the following window.
GATGCGCGGGTGGCGCCGCGATCGCCCACAGGAGCGTCGAGATCGAAGGCGTTGCGAACGACGCTGGCTTCTATCCCGTGGAAGGCAAGCTCACGGCGGGATCGCTCGTTGATGGTGACGTGAACCCACTCCGGATCGTCAGGCGGGGGAGGATGGTCTGCGAAGCGCGCCCGCTGCCAGGGAAGGTCGTGATGGCGCATGACCGCGGGGCGCCCGCGAAGCAGCTCGGCGACCGCATCCGAAGCCGGTTGGTTGAGTGGCAGCGAGCAGAGGTTCTCGACAACCACCAGGTCGGCACCGTCCAGAGCTGCGCCGAGGGCGTCGCGGTCGAGTGGCGTTTCTGGCCGCCCGGTGAGCCACGCGCCCGCACCGAGGCCTGGCACCAGAAAGTCGACCGGTCCCTCGCCGGCGACCGTGCGGACCCGGTAGCCGAGGTGTTCGAGCGCCCACTGCCATTTGGCGGCCTCGATCGAGACGCCGTCGGCACCACCGAGGCGGAATGAGAGGCTGACCGCGACTTCGCTCACGAGGCCGCCCCGGCGCCTGCCCCGATGGCAGTTCTGCCCGGTCGACGACCTCTGACTACTGCGAATGCGGCCACGGTGCCGACCCCGCCCGCCAGGAGAATGTCGCCGGCAGACACGGTTTCTCCTAACGGGGCCACATAGAACACGTCCGAGAGACCGGTTAGCCGGTCGCTGGCCTGCTCGCCGTGGTGATGGCCCCCCGCTTGCACGCCGGCCGGGAGGCCTCGGACCGGCATACCGCCGTTCACGCCTATTACCAACAGGTTCGACAACAATCCGGCTGCGACCAGCACCGTTCCCGGTTGGCTCAGGTTGCGAAAGGCGAACCCCAACATCAGCACGTACCCGACGACGACCAGCCAGAGGCCGCCCGTGCCCGGCAACCACTGGTTGGCAAGCGCCACGCACACGGCGCCCGCCCCGAGGATCCACAGCCAGCGGAGCCTGGACTCAACGAGGTTGCCCAAGCTGCCGCCCGCCAAAAGACCGACAACACAGCCCGCCGCAACGGCGATCACGGCCAACCACATGGGGTTTCACGCTACCGCCCCCGCGACGGCCCGCGGGCCTTCCCGGCCCAACCGATGACATCATGTGCCGGTGCCGTCGTCTAGAGGCCGAGTTGTAAGTGACCCCCCATGTAGCGGCCCATGACCGGTAACCATCTCATCCTGCACTCGCCTGCGGGGTACATAGTCGCCTTCGGCGCCGGGATCATCTCTTTCCTGTCGCCCTGTGTCCTTCCGTTGGTGCCCTCCTATCTGTCGATGATGTCCGGCGTCGGCACAGCCGATCTTGCGGTGACATCCCGCCCGAATCAGCGGAGGCTTCTGCGTTCGACTCTTCTGTTCGTCGCAGGATTCACGGTCGTGTTCGCGCTTATCGAGGCCGCTGCGTCCGGCGTTGGTCAGAGCCTCAACGCCCATCAGCGCGTTCTCGATGAGGTCGCCGGCGCAGTGATCATCGCCGGAGGACTGCTGTTCGCCGGGATTGTCAGGCCAAGGTGGCTCATGCGTGAAAGACGCTGGCACGTCGCTCCTTCTCAGCTCGGCGAGTGGGCGGCGCCGGTAATGGGGATGGCCTTTGCCTTCGGGTGGACTCCCTGCATCGGAC
Protein-coding sequences here:
- a CDS encoding DUF5317 family protein, with translation MWLAVIAVAAGCVVGLLAGGSLGNLVESRLRWLWILGAGAVCVALANQWLPGTGGLWLVVVGYVLMLGFAFRNLSQPGTVLVAAGLLSNLLVIGVNGGMPVRGLPAGVQAGGHHHGEQASDRLTGLSDVFYVAPLGETVSAGDILLAGGVGTVAAFAVVRGRRPGRTAIGAGAGAAS
- a CDS encoding cytochrome c biogenesis protein CcdA, with amino-acid sequence MTGNHLILHSPAGYIVAFGAGIISFLSPCVLPLVPSYLSMMSGVGTADLAVTSRPNQRRLLRSTLLFVAGFTVVFALIEAAASGVGQSLNAHQRVLDEVAGAVIIAGGLLFAGIVRPRWLMRERRWHVAPSQLGEWAAPVMGMAFAFGWTPCIGPVLAAVISLASDSHTLARGEAMLVAYSLGLGVPFVAVGVAFGRLTGLLSFAKSHVRGINLVSGLLLAALGVLLLTHSLHLLSTWFSDVLNSLGLGKLSTI